A stretch of Flavobacterium sp. N1994 DNA encodes these proteins:
- a CDS encoding heme-copper oxidase subunit III, with amino-acid sequence MGMTMTAQEHKERTARSYKLLLLFAMGSMTMMFAGIVSAFVVSKSREDWLKDFHLPTAFYFSTATIILCSITFHLAKKAIQKDNRQGTTLFLLLTLALGIGFVLCQFTGFRQLMESGYFFTGPESNIATTFLYVIATVHLAHLAGGLISLLIIIYNHFKQKYNSTQTLGIELGAMYWHFLDFLWICLFLFLYFFK; translated from the coding sequence ATGGGTATGACAATGACCGCTCAAGAACATAAAGAAAGAACTGCAAGATCGTACAAACTACTTTTGTTGTTCGCCATGGGAAGCATGACGATGATGTTTGCAGGAATTGTGAGTGCTTTTGTAGTAAGTAAATCAAGAGAAGATTGGTTGAAGGATTTTCATTTGCCAACGGCATTTTATTTCAGTACGGCTACTATTATTTTGTGTAGTATTACGTTTCATTTGGCCAAAAAAGCAATTCAAAAAGACAATCGTCAAGGAACAACATTATTTCTTTTACTTACTTTAGCGCTAGGAATTGGCTTTGTACTTTGTCAGTTTACAGGTTTTAGACAATTGATGGAAAGTGGCTATTTTTTCACAGGTCCAGAGAGTAATATTGCTACGACTTTTCTTTATGTAATTGCCACAGTTCACTTGGCTCACCTTGCTGGAGGATTAATTTCGCTTTTAATCATAATTTATAATCATTTTAAACAAAAATACAATTCAACTCAAACGCTTGGAATTGAACTAGGTGCGATGTATTGGCACTTTCTTGATTTCTTGTGGATTTGTTTGTTTTTGTTTTTATATTTCTTTAAATAA
- the cyoE gene encoding heme o synthase codes for MNAIAAPFSFKKIALDFKEITKAGLAISVVFSSIAGYLLGVLDFHDLKVTTLLMLAVGGYCMVGASNAFNQVIEKDLDALMDRTKNRPVASGRMSPNHALFIASLLTIVGLILLYLINPKSAMFGAISIFLYTSIYTPLKQYTPLSVFVGAFPGAIPFMLGWVAATNNFGIEAGTLFLIQFFWQFPHFWAIGWFLYDDYEKAGFFMLPTGKKDNSTALQIILYSVWLLVASLLPCIGYTGRLFLSPIAAGIVFLLGIWMIFYAIKLYQLRTAKAARTLMLVSVSYISLLQLVYIIDKFLR; via the coding sequence ATGAACGCAATCGCTGCTCCATTTTCTTTCAAAAAAATTGCCCTTGATTTTAAAGAAATCACCAAAGCGGGTTTGGCGATTAGTGTGGTGTTTTCTTCAATAGCAGGGTATCTTCTTGGAGTACTTGATTTTCATGATTTAAAAGTGACGACTTTATTGATGTTGGCTGTCGGCGGATATTGTATGGTAGGGGCTTCTAATGCGTTTAATCAAGTGATAGAAAAAGACTTAGATGCTTTGATGGACAGAACTAAAAATCGTCCGGTAGCTTCTGGGAGAATGTCACCGAATCATGCTTTGTTTATTGCGAGTTTGTTGACTATTGTTGGTTTGATACTATTGTATTTAATCAATCCAAAGTCGGCGATGTTTGGCGCGATTTCGATTTTTCTTTACACTAGTATATACACACCGTTAAAACAATATACGCCACTTTCAGTTTTTGTGGGAGCTTTTCCAGGCGCGATTCCGTTTATGTTGGGTTGGGTTGCGGCGACTAATAATTTTGGTATTGAAGCGGGAACGCTTTTTTTGATACAATTCTTTTGGCAATTTCCTCATTTTTGGGCCATTGGTTGGTTCTTATATGATGATTATGAAAAGGCAGGTTTCTTTATGTTGCCTACTGGAAAAAAAGACAACTCTACAGCGTTGCAGATTATACTTTATTCGGTTTGGTTGTTAGTGGCTTCGTTGTTGCCTTGCATAGGATATACTGGAAGATTGTTCCTTTCGCCAATTGCGGCAGGGATAGTGTTTTTGCTTGGTATTTGGATGATTTTTTACGCCATAAAATTATATCAGTTACGAACTGCAAAAGCAGCCAGAACATTGATGTTAGTTAGTGTTTCTTATATATCTTTGCTGCAATTAGTATATATTATAGATAAATTTTTAAGATAG